Genomic segment of Rhodococcus rhodochrous:
TCAAGGGCTTCGGTGGCTTCCCGGTCTCCGGCGCCTTCCTGCGCTGCACCAACCCCGAGGTCATCGCGCAGCACAGCGCCAAGGTCTACGGCAAGGCCGCGGTCGGTGCCCCTCCGATGTCGGTGCCGCACCTCGACACCCGCGTCATCGGTGGCAAGCAGGGTCTGCTCTTCGGTCCCTACGCCGGTTGGTCGCCCAAGTTCCTCAAGCAGGGCGGCATCATGGACCTGCCGAAGTCGGTCAAGCCCGGCAACCTGATGTCGATGCTCGGCGTCGGTGTCACCGAGCTCGGCCTGGTCAAGTACCTCGTCGGTGAGCTCATGCAGTCGCCCGCCGACCGCATCGGCACCCTCGCCGAGTTCGTGCCCGAGGCCCGCCTCGAGGACTGGGAGCTCATCGTCGCCGGTCAGCGCGTGCAGGTCATCCGCCGCAAGGGTGCGGGCGGTGTCCTCGAGTTCGGTACCGCCGTGGTCAACGCCGGCGACGGTTCGATCGCCGGTCTGCTCGGTGCGTCGCCGGGTGCCTCGACGGCTGTTCCGGCCATGCTCGACGTCCTCGAGCGCTGCTTCCCGCAGCAGTGGGCGGGCTGGCAGTCCAAGCTCCGCGAGATGGTCCCGTCGCTCGGCCTGAAGCTGTCCGACAACCCCGACCTGTTCCGCCAGGTCTGGGACCACAGCACGAAGTCGCTGCAGCTCGACGTCGTCTCCGACACCGTGGCCGAGGCGCCCGCCGAGGCCGCCGCGGTCTGATCCGATCACTGCACCTGTGGCCCGGCGCGATGCCCGGGCCACAGGTGTCCTGAAGGTGGGTCCGATCGGATTCGCCCCGACACGAGAGATGGGGAGATGCCCGTGTCCGCTGCTGCTGAGGACGAGACCAGTTACCTGGTCGGACTCGATCTCCGTGGGCGCCGCGTCGTGATCGTCGGAGGAGGCAGCGTCGCGCAGCGGCGTCTCGGCCTGCTCGTCGCGTCCGGTGCCGACGTCCACGTCGTCGCCCGGGCCGCGACCCCCGTGGTCGAGAGCATGGCGACGAAGGGCCGCATCTCCCTCGACCTGCGCGACTACCGCGACGGTGACCTCGACGGTGCGTGGTACGCCATGGCGTGCACCGACGAACCCGAGACCAACGCCGCGGTCGTCGCCGAGGCCGAACGCAACAGGATCTTCTGCGTCCGCGCCGACAACGCCCGTCACGGCAGCGCTGTCACCCCGGCCACGGCCCGCTACGAGGGCCTGACCGTCGGCGTGCTCGCCGGTGGCGACCACCGCCGCTCCGCCGCCGTGCGCACCTCGATCCGCGACGCTCTCGCCGGAGCGGCCGTCACCGAGTTCGCCGAGACCGGGCCGAAGCCGGTCGGCGTCGCCCTCGTCGGCGGAGGACCGGGCGATCCGGATCTGATCACCGTGCGTGGCCGCCGCCTTCTCGCCCGCGCCGATGTGGTCGTCGCCGACCATCTCGCCCCGCAGGAGCTGCTCGCGGAACTCGACTCGCACGTCGAGGTGATCGACGCGGCGAAACTCCCGTACGGGCGTGCCATGGCCCAGCAGGTCATCAACGAGACCCTCATCGACCGCGCGAAGGCCGGGAAGTTCGTCGTCCGGCTCAAGGGTGGCGACCCGTACGTCTTCGGACGCGGCTACGAGGAGCTCGAGGCCTGCACCGCGGCCGGGGTCCCGGTGACCGTCGTCCCCGGCATCACCAGCGCCATCTCCGTACCGTCTGCGGCCGGGATCCCCGTCACCCACCGCGGGGTCACCCACGAGTTCGTCGTGGTCAGTGGCCACGTCGCACCCGGGCACCCCGACTCGCTCACCGACTGGGACGCGCTCGCGAAGCTGCGCGGCACCCTGGTCCTGCTCATGGCCGTCGAACGCATCGAACAGTTCGCCGACGCCCTGATCGCCGGCGGGCGCCCCACCGACACCCCCGTGGTCGTCGTGCAGGAGGGGACGCTGAGCAGCCAGCGAGTGGTGCGTGCCGACCTCTCGACCGTCGCGCAGCGCGTCCGGGACGAGGCCGTGCGCCCGCCCGCCATCGTCGTGATCGGGCCGGTGGCCGGATTCGGGCTCGATCCGCAGACCGGCTCCGACTCGGACGGTGGGTAACGTTGGGTCACGTGTCAGCCACCTCGCATCCGTCGGCCACCCGCGCGGTCGCTCTGGCCATGCTGGTCCTCAGCGGCCTCCAGTTGATGGTCGTGCTCGACGGAACGGTCGCGAATCTCGCGCTCGCGCCGCTGCAGAGCGATCTGGGACTCTCGGACGCGGGTCGCAACTGGGTCCTCACCTCCTACGCCCTCGCCTTCGGTGGGTTGATGCTCCTCGGCGGCCGTCTCGGCGACAGCTACGGACGCAAACGCATGTTCATGGGTGGCGTCGGACTGTTCACCCTGGCGTCCCTGCTGTGCGGTCTGGCGACCGGCGAGGCGATGCTCATCGGTGCCCGAGCGCTGCAGGGTGTCGGCGCCGCAATCGCCTCACCGACCGCCCTCGCGCTCGTCGCGACGACTTTCGCCGCAGGTCCGGCACGCAACCGCGCCATCGCGGTGTTCGCGGCCATGACCGGCGTCGGGTCCATCGCCGGACTGATCCTCGGCGGGGCGCTCACCCAGGTGTCGTGGCGCTGGATCTTCCTCATCAACGTCCCCATCGGCGTCCTCATCGTCGTGCTCGCCGCGATCGCGCTGCGTGAGACCGCCTCCGAACGCCTCGCGCTCGACGTGCCCGGCGCGATCCTCGCGACGCTCGGCTGCACCGGCCTGGTCTTCGGTCTCACCGAGGGTCCCGAACTCGGCTGGGCGAGCCCCTCGGTGATCGGCGCGATCGTCGCCGGCTTCGTGCTGCTGGGAGTGTTCCTGCTCGTCGAGCGGCGGGCCGAGAACCCGCTGCTGCCGTTCGTGCTGTTCCGCAACAAGGACCGCGTCGCGACCTTCGTGGCGATCTTCTTCGCGGGCGCCGTGATGTTCAGCCTCGCGGCCTTCGTCGCCCTGTTCGTCCAGGACATCCTCGGTTACAGCCCGCTCGCCGCGGGTCTGGCCTTCGTCCCGTTCGCTTTCGGCCTCGGTGCCGCCGCCGCGGTGTCGTCGAAGATGGTCGCCCGGATCGAACCGCGCTGGCTCGTGGTCACCGGCTCGGCGATCATGACCGTCAGCCTGCTCTACGGATCGACCATGGACGGCAGCGTCCGCTACTTCCCGACCCTGTTCGTACTGGTGCTCGTCGTCGGCTTCGGTGTCGGCCTGGCCGTGGTCCCGCTGCCGCTGTGCGCGATCTCCGGGGTGGGACCGCACGAGATCGGACCGCTTTCGGCGATCGCGCAGGTCGCGCAGACCCTCGGAGGTCCGGTCGGCCTCGGCGTGATCGGTGCGATGGCCACCTCGCGGACGATGTCGCTCGGCGGTGTCTCCGGAGCCGTCGCCGACATGTCCGAGGCGCAGCTCGTCGCCCAGGGCGAGGGATACATGTTCGCGCTCGTCGGCTGCGCCGTCTGTGCGGTGATCGCCGGCGTCGCGGCGCTGTTCATCCGCTTCACGCCCGAAGAGGTCGCGCAGGCGCAGGAAGCCGAGAAGGCCGCGCAGACCTCCTGACCGCCGGACCCCTACCGCGGCGGCCGCCGAGCGACCGCTGCGGCGGATGAGTTTGCTCACGCCTGCCGCACCCGAACCGCGGGTACCCGGCACCCATGCAGGTCGGTGTTCTCGAACGGGGCAGATTCGTCGGATCGTGGATCGTCCGGGCCGTACGCGAGGCCGGACACGAGCGATACGTCGCCCTCCAGGCGTTCCGGTCCACACTCGCCGCGGTCGTCGCGTGGCTCGTCGTGACCGAGGTCTTCCACTTCCAGCAGGCATTCCTCGCGCCCTACGTCGCGGTCTTCCTCGTCGAAGCGACGCTCGTCCGCTCGCTTCAACAGGCGGTGGTGCAGGTCGGGGCGGTCGTCACGGGTCTGCTGGTCGCGGTCGTGGTGACCCGGCTGGTGGAATCCACGACCGCTGCGATCGGGATGGCCGTCGCGGTCGGCTACTTCGCGGGTCGCTGGCGGCGATTCGGGGCCAGCGGTATCTGGGTGGCGATCACGGCGTTGCTGGTGATCGCGACGGGCGCTTCGGACAGCCCGATCCTGCTCGGTGAACGGCTAGCGGAGACGATGATCGGCGCCGCGATCGGCGTGGCCGTGACGGCGCTGGTCTTCCCGCCGGTCTACTCGGCGGGCAAGGAGGCCGGCGAACTCACCGGTGAGCTGCGCGACCTGCTGCGGGACATGGCGTCCGGATGCCGCGAGGGATCGTCGGGAGTGCGGGACTGGGTGCAGCGCGCGCGGGGCATCGACAGCCTCGTGCAGCGGGCCTTCGACGAATCGCGGTGGGCGCACGAGAGTGCCCGGATGAATCCACGTCCCGCCGCGGCGCGGGCGGGGGAATGGGCACGGCGCTGGGACCGCACACTCGACGACCTCTCCTCGGTGTCCAGCGCCGTCGAGGAACTCGCGCATGCGCTGGACCCGGTGCTCGGCGACGAGATCGCCGAATCCGACCGCGTACGGACGACGATCGCAGCGACGCTCGATGCCCTCGCCGAGCTGATCGACGCCGTGGGGGCTGGCCGGGAGGTCGACCCCGACGGGGCGTGCCGCAGCAATCTCACCGAGCTCGAGCGGTTCGCCACCGAATCGGACGACCTGGCCCTGACCGCGCGACTCGGCGCCGTCCTGCACACGGCCCGCCGGATCGTCGCGGCGATGGGACTCGAGGTCAGGTGAGCACGACCAGCTCGGTCGGCGACTCCACCTCGACTCGCAGTCCCGCCTTCGAGGCCACCCGGGCGAGTGCGCCGATGTCGCTCGGCTCCGCGAGGGTGAGGACCAGCGCGCGGGCCAGCAGGCCCTTGTGGTGCTTGTTGAAGTGACTGACGACCTTCCGGGTGCCGTCGGGCTGCTCGGTGAGCACGGTCGCGGTCACCGCACCGGGCACGGGACCGAGCTGCTGATAGACACCGGAGCGGAGATCGACCACGAGGTCGCCGTCGGCCTCGGTCACCAGCGCGTCGGTGAGTTCGTTCCGCCACACGGACTTCAACGTGCCGAAGCCGGGCAGTTTCGACCCCCCGGAGAGGCGGTAGGCGGGGATCGGATCCGCGGCCCGCACCGCGCCGAACAGCGCCGACCCGATGCCCAGGCGCCGGTAGGCCTTGTCGCGTTGCGCCTTCGTGAACGCTCCCGCGTCGAGCGCGTCGTACAGCACCCCGGTGTACCGCTCGAGCGCCGGGCGGGTGGGGGAGACCCACAGCTTGGCGTTGCGCTCGATCTCGTCGGCGCCCTTCGTACCCAGTCCGAGTGCGCGGCTCGACTCCTCGGGGTCGGCGGAGAGGTCGACGAGGGCCTGCACGAGCATCTCCCGCGTCTCCGTCAACTGCGGCATCGACAGATCGGCGAGATCGAGCGGCCCGTCGTCGCCGCCGTCGGACTTGGTTTCGGATGGAGGGAGAAGCACCAGCACAAGCGGTAACCGTACCGACCCCGCCACCGGGCGCGGACGTCACGGCCCGGGGCGGCCACGGTAGGCTGCAGGGTCGTGATCACCCGCATGTCGCACCTGTTCCTCCGCACCCTCCGAGACGACCCGGCCGACGCCGAGGTCGCGAGCCACAAGTTGCTGGTCCGAGCCGGATACGTGCGACGAATCGCGCCGGGTGTGTACTCGTGGCTGCCTCTGGGCCTGCGGGTGCTGCGGCAGATCGAGCGGGTGGTGCGCGAGGAGATGAACTCCATCGGAGCGCAGGAGATCGCTCTGCCCGCGCTGCTGCCGCGCGAGCCCTACGAGGCCACCAACCGGTGGACGGAATACGGCGACAGCCTGTTCCGGCTGAAGGACCGCAAGGGCGGCGACTACCTCCTCGGACCCACCCACGAGGAGCTCTTCGCGCTCACCGTCAAGGGTGAGTACAACTCCTACAAGGACTTCCCGGTCACGCTCTACCAGATCCAGACGAAGTACCGCGACGAGGAGCGCCCCCGCGCCGGCATCCTCCGCGGTCGCGAGTTCGTCATGAAGGACTCCTACAGCTTCGACCTCACCGACGAGGGCCTGGCCGACTCGTACAAGGCTCACCGCGACGCCTACGAGCGCATCTTCGCGCGTCTCGGCGTGAAGTACGTGATCGTCTCGGCCACCTCCGGTGCGATGGGTGGCAGCGCCTCCGAGGAGTTCCTGGCCGACTCGCCTGCGGGTGAGGACACCTACGTGCGGTGCCTCGAATCCGGTTACGCGGCGAACGTCGAAGCGGTGAAGACGCTCGCGCCGGAACCGCTGCCGATCGACGGACAGCCCGAGGCGGTCGTGCACAATACCCCCGACACCCCGACGATCGCCTCGCTCGTCGCGGTGGCGTCGGAGGTCCTCGGCCGGGAGGTCACCGCGGCCGAGACACTCAAGAACGTCATGGTCAAGGTCCGGCAGCCCGGTGGCGAGTGGGAACTGCTCGGCATCGGCATCCCCGGCGACCGCGAGGTCGACGACAAGCGCCTCGAGGCCTCGCTCGAGCCCGCCGAGGTGGAGCTGCTCACCGACGCCGACTTCGAGGCCAATCCCTTCCTCGTCAAGGGCTACATCGGCCCGAAGGCGCTGCTCGCCAACGGTGTCCGCTACCTCGTCGACCCCCGCGTGGTCGACGGCACCAGCTGGATCACGGGCGCCGACGAGCAGGGCAAGCACGTCTTCGGGCTGGTCGCCGGTCGCGACTTCACCCCGGACGGCACGATCGAGGCCGCGGAGGTGCGCGACGGCGATCCGTCGCCCGACGGAGCCGGACCGCTCGTCGCCGCCCGCGGCATCGAGATCGGTCACGTCTTCCAGCTCGGCCGCAAGTACACCGACGCCTTCGCGGTGGACGTCCTGGGCGAGAACGGCAAACCCGTCCGCCCCACGATGGGCTCCTACGGTGTCGGCGTGTCGCGTCTCGTCGCGGTGGTCGCCGAACAGCAGCACGACGAGAAGGGCCTGCGCTGGCCGTCGGAGATCGCGCCGTTCGACGTGCACCTGGTGATCGCCAACAAGGACGAGCAGGCCCGCGAAGGCGCCGAGAACCTCGCCGAGGAACTCTCGAACGCCGGCCTCGAGGTGCTCCTCGACGACCGCAAGGCGTCGCCCGGCGTGAAGTTCAAGGACTCCGAGTTGCTCGGTATGCCGCTGGTCGTGGTGGTTGGCCGCGGCTTCGCCGACGGCAAGGTCGAGGTCCGCGACCGCTTCTCCGGCGAGGCCGACGAACTGCCGATCGGTGAGGTCGTCCAGCGCATCGTCTCGCGCTGATCCCCTTGTCTGCCGGTGCCCTCGCACTCGCTGTGCGGGGGCACCGCTGTATCTGCGCGAAGGCGGCAATACCGACGTCGGATAGGTAATGCTAACCTCATTCCGTTCTTGTGGTCTGTCACGACAGAAACGGATGGTGGAAATGAGATCGACGGTGCGGCGGGAGAAGCGGCGGGGCGTGGCGTCGTCGTCCCGGTGGGTCGCGGCGGGACTCATCGGTGCCCTCGCCTTCACGGCCGGATGCTCGAGCCGCGACACCCAGGAGGCCGACGCATCGACCACCGGTGACGCCGTCACGATCGTCGACCAGCGAGGCGAGACGATCACACTCGACGGTCCGGCCGAGAAGGTGGCCTTCACCGTCATGCCCGCCCCCTCGATCTTCGCGGCGGTCGACCGGACCTACGACCGCATCGTCGGCATCAACCAGTCCACCCTCGTCGCGAACCAGGGCGGCATGTTCGCCACCATGTTCCCGGCGTCGGCCGAGTCGACCACCGTGGCCGGAAGCGACTTCGTGCCCAATATCGAGACGCTGCTCGAACTCGACCCCGATGTCGTCGTGCAGTGGGGCGATCGTGGTCCCGACGTCGTCGAGCCCATCGAGTCCGCCGGTTTCCCCGTGGTCGGACTCGAGTACGGCACGCAGGAGGACCTGGAGACGTGGATCACCCTGTTCGCGCAGATCGCAGGTAAGCCCGAGCGCGGTGAGGAACTCGTCGCCTGGCAGCGCGCCGAGATCGAGGAGATGCGCGAGAAGGTCGCCGAACAGGACGCCCTGCGACCGCGCGCGATGATCCTTTCGCGCAACGGCGACGCCTACAGCACGACGAGCGCCACCGGATACGACGGTTTCCAGTTCGATCTCGTCGGGGCCGATCTCGTCACCGAAGGATTCGTCTCGGATTCCGGCCAGGTCAGCCCCGAGCAGATCCTCGCCTGGAACCCCGAGGTCATCATGCTCAGCGGTTTCGACCAGAGCACCCCGGCCGACATCTACGCCGACCCGCGCCTCGCCGGTGTGAGCGCGGTGCAGAACGGCCGCGTCTACAAGACCCCGCTAGGCGGTTACCGCTGGCAGGTCCCGAGTGCCGAGTCGCCCCTGATGTGGGAGTGGATGTTCCGCATCCTCTACCCGCAGGAGCAGACCGGTGAGTTCCGCGACGACATCCGCGCCGCCTTCGACGACCTGTTCGCCTACGAGATCTCCGAGGACGAGATCGACCAGGTGCTGCGCTTCGATCTGAACCGGGACGCCGCGAGCTATGACCAGTTCGCCCGTTGACGCGACGGCCCGCTCGACCTCCCCGGCGTCGGTCTCGACGCCGCGGCAGGCGAGGTGGGGCCGTAATCCGCTGATCATCGCGGGTTTCACCGCACTGGTCGTGGTGGTCGCTCTCGTCGCGCTGGCAGTGGGACGCTATTTCGTTCCTCCGAACGAGATCGTCCGCCTGCTCGCCGGCCAGATCCTTCCCCTCCGCGAGACGTGGACGCAGCAGGAGAGCACGGTCGTCCTCGACGTCCGCCTGCCTCGCGTGCTGCTGTCCATCCTGATCGGCGCCGGACTGGCGCTCACCGGCGCCGTGATGCAGGGGGTCTTCCGCAATCCCCTCGCGAGCGCACAGATCCTGGGAGTGTCCTCCGGTGCCTCCTTCGGAGGCGTGCTGGTGCTGCTCGTCGGACTCGGCGGAGTCGCCCTCGTCGGAGGCGCTTTCATCGGCGGGGTGATCGCCCTGCTGCTGGTCCTCACGATCGCGCGGGCCGTCCCGGGGGCACCACTGCTCATGATCATCCTCGGCGGGACCGTCGTGGGCGCGATGTTCCAGGCGATGGTCTCGTTCATCACCTATATCGCCGATCCCTACAGTGAACTGCCGTCGATCGTCTTCTGGCTCATGGGATCTCTTGCCACTGCCAGTTACGGGAAACTCGCGATCGCCGCGGTGCCGATCCTCCTGCCCGCCCTCGTGGTACTCGCGCTGCGCTGGCGTTTGAACATCCTGTCGATGGGGGGCGAGGACGCCGTTGCGCTCGGCCTGCGCCCGCAACGCCTGCGGCTGCTGCTGCTCGGTTGCGTCGCGATGATCACCGCCGCTGCGGTGGCGGTCTCGGGTGTCATCGGATGGGTGGGCCTGGTCGTGCCGCACCTGGTGCGCATGATGATCGGCACCGACAACCGGATGGTGCTGCCCGTCAGCGCGCTGCTCGGCGCCGCCTATCTCACCGCCATCGACACCCTGTCGCGCGTGCTCAGTACGGCCGAGATCCCGATCGGCATCCTCACCGCGATCATCGGTGCGCCATTCTTCGTGGCCCTGCTGATCCGTAATAGAACTCGTCTGTGGGGTAGCGATGCTTGACGCGAAATCCATCTCGTTCCGGTACTCGGCCAAGGGGCCGTGGATCTTCGAGGACGTCACGGTCACCGCGTGCGCCGGTGAGGTTCTCGCTGTGCTCGGGCCGAACGCGCGCGGCAAGACGACGATGCTCAAGTGTCTGTCCGGCCTGCTCACACCGGTCACCGGGACCGTCACGTCCTCGGGCACCATCGGATACGTGCCGCAGAGTCATGCGGTGGCGTTCTCGTTCACCGTGCTCGACATCGTGCTCATGGGACGCGCCCGCAAGGTGCGCATCTACAGCAGCCCCACGAATGCCGACCGTGACGCCGCTCTCGACGCACTCGGTCGCGTCGGCATCCTGCATCTGGCCACTCGCGATTACGGCGGTCTGAGCGGGGGCGAACGGCAGCTCGTCCTCATCGCCCGGGCCCTGGTGTCCGGCTGCGACACGATCGTGCTCGACGAGCCGGCCTCCGCCCTCGACCTGCGGAACCAGGCACGTGTGCTCACGGTTCTGCGCGGCCTGGCCGACGACGGGATGGCCGTGGTCATGACGACCCATCATCCCGATCACGCCCTGCACATCGCCGAGCGTTCGATGCTCATGGTCTCCGCTGACGACCAGCGGGTCGGTGCCACCCGGGAGCTGCTCGGCGACGAGTTGCTCAGTGAGATGTACGGCGTGCCGATCGTCACCGCCGACGTCGCGACACCGAGTGCACTCCGGCGGTTGACGGTTCCGGATTTCGGACGGGGGATCGCATGAGCGTCCTGAAAGTGATGATGGCGCCGCGCGGCGGTGCGCTGGTCGACGGCTTCCGTGAGATCGACGTCTACGACCTGCCGTCCGTGTGCGGGCCCGAGGTCACCGGTATCTACTTCACCGGCGACGTCGATCAGGAGTATCTGTTCGACAACCGCGATGTGCTCGACGCGTTCGTCGCGCGAGGCGGCAGAGTTCTGATCAACGGTCACGTCCAGCGGATCTTCCTCACCGGCCTCACACGGTGGCGCAAGCTCGAATTCCGCAACCCCTCGGATCTCGCCCTGCGCCGGGTGAACGAGCATCCGGTGTGGGCCGGGATCGATCCGAAGGCCTTGCTGTACAACAGCGGTCGCCGGGGGCCGGTGCCCTTCGAGGAACTCGAACGTATCGGCGTGGCCGGTTTCTACGGCCGGGGGTGCTATCTCGACATGCCCGACGGCGCACAGGTGGTGCACGCCCTCGGACGTACCCGCGCACCGATCGACTACGAGTACCGGCTCGGACAAGGACGGGTGCTCGTGCACGGTGGCAACGACCTGCTGCAGTTCGCCGGCGAGCACAGGGGCACCGCGCATCTTCGTACGCAGATCCTCGACTGGCTGGAGGGCCGATGAGCCGAGCGACCCGAACGAATCCGGCGCCGGCGGTCGCCTTCCTGCACGGCGGCAGCCACAGTCACCTGGCGACACTGGCCGACCCCGCCCTCGCGCCCTACCGGATGCGCGCGGTGCACGTCCGTACCGGCGTACCCGAGGACATCGCAGGCTCCGATGTCGTGGTCGTCGCCGACCGGCTGCGGCCGGACCTGCTGTCCGGATGGGCAGCGGAGGTGAAGGATGCCCTGGAACGAGGTGCAACG
This window contains:
- a CDS encoding FecCD family ABC transporter permease; protein product: MTSSPVDATARSTSPASVSTPRQARWGRNPLIIAGFTALVVVVALVALAVGRYFVPPNEIVRLLAGQILPLRETWTQQESTVVLDVRLPRVLLSILIGAGLALTGAVMQGVFRNPLASAQILGVSSGASFGGVLVLLVGLGGVALVGGAFIGGVIALLLVLTIARAVPGAPLLMIILGGTVVGAMFQAMVSFITYIADPYSELPSIVFWLMGSLATASYGKLAIAAVPILLPALVVLALRWRLNILSMGGEDAVALGLRPQRLRLLLLGCVAMITAAAVAVSGVIGWVGLVVPHLVRMMIGTDNRMVLPVSALLGAAYLTAIDTLSRVLSTAEIPIGILTAIIGAPFFVALLIRNRTRLWGSDA
- a CDS encoding ABC transporter ATP-binding protein, which produces MLDAKSISFRYSAKGPWIFEDVTVTACAGEVLAVLGPNARGKTTMLKCLSGLLTPVTGTVTSSGTIGYVPQSHAVAFSFTVLDIVLMGRARKVRIYSSPTNADRDAALDALGRVGILHLATRDYGGLSGGERQLVLIARALVSGCDTIVLDEPASALDLRNQARVLTVLRGLADDGMAVVMTTHHPDHALHIAERSMLMVSADDQRVGATRELLGDELLSEMYGVPIVTADVATPSALRRLTVPDFGRGIA
- the cobA gene encoding uroporphyrinogen-III C-methyltransferase; the encoded protein is MPVSAAAEDETSYLVGLDLRGRRVVIVGGGSVAQRRLGLLVASGADVHVVARAATPVVESMATKGRISLDLRDYRDGDLDGAWYAMACTDEPETNAAVVAEAERNRIFCVRADNARHGSAVTPATARYEGLTVGVLAGGDHRRSAAVRTSIRDALAGAAVTEFAETGPKPVGVALVGGGPGDPDLITVRGRRLLARADVVVADHLAPQELLAELDSHVEVIDAAKLPYGRAMAQQVINETLIDRAKAGKFVVRLKGGDPYVFGRGYEELEACTAAGVPVTVVPGITSAISVPSAAGIPVTHRGVTHEFVVVSGHVAPGHPDSLTDWDALAKLRGTLVLLMAVERIEQFADALIAGGRPTDTPVVVVQEGTLSSQRVVRADLSTVAQRVRDEAVRPPAIVVIGPVAGFGLDPQTGSDSDGG
- a CDS encoding MFS transporter, whose protein sequence is MLVLSGLQLMVVLDGTVANLALAPLQSDLGLSDAGRNWVLTSYALAFGGLMLLGGRLGDSYGRKRMFMGGVGLFTLASLLCGLATGEAMLIGARALQGVGAAIASPTALALVATTFAAGPARNRAIAVFAAMTGVGSIAGLILGGALTQVSWRWIFLINVPIGVLIVVLAAIALRETASERLALDVPGAILATLGCTGLVFGLTEGPELGWASPSVIGAIVAGFVLLGVFLLVERRAENPLLPFVLFRNKDRVATFVAIFFAGAVMFSLAAFVALFVQDILGYSPLAAGLAFVPFAFGLGAAAAVSSKMVARIEPRWLVVTGSAIMTVSLLYGSTMDGSVRYFPTLFVLVLVVGFGVGLAVVPLPLCAISGVGPHEIGPLSAIAQVAQTLGGPVGLGVIGAMATSRTMSLGGVSGAVADMSEAQLVAQGEGYMFALVGCAVCAVIAGVAALFIRFTPEEVAQAQEAEKAAQTS
- a CDS encoding ABC transporter substrate-binding protein, coding for MRSTVRREKRRGVASSSRWVAAGLIGALAFTAGCSSRDTQEADASTTGDAVTIVDQRGETITLDGPAEKVAFTVMPAPSIFAAVDRTYDRIVGINQSTLVANQGGMFATMFPASAESTTVAGSDFVPNIETLLELDPDVVVQWGDRGPDVVEPIESAGFPVVGLEYGTQEDLETWITLFAQIAGKPERGEELVAWQRAEIEEMREKVAEQDALRPRAMILSRNGDAYSTTSATGYDGFQFDLVGADLVTEGFVSDSGQVSPEQILAWNPEVIMLSGFDQSTPADIYADPRLAGVSAVQNGRVYKTPLGGYRWQVPSAESPLMWEWMFRILYPQEQTGEFRDDIRAAFDDLFAYEISEDEIDQVLRFDLNRDAASYDQFAR
- the yaaA gene encoding peroxide stress protein YaaA; its protein translation is MLVLLPPSETKSDGGDDGPLDLADLSMPQLTETREMLVQALVDLSADPEESSRALGLGTKGADEIERNAKLWVSPTRPALERYTGVLYDALDAGAFTKAQRDKAYRRLGIGSALFGAVRAADPIPAYRLSGGSKLPGFGTLKSVWRNELTDALVTEADGDLVVDLRSGVYQQLGPVPGAVTATVLTEQPDGTRKVVSHFNKHHKGLLARALVLTLAEPSDIGALARVASKAGLRVEVESPTELVVLT
- a CDS encoding proline--tRNA ligase; translation: MITRMSHLFLRTLRDDPADAEVASHKLLVRAGYVRRIAPGVYSWLPLGLRVLRQIERVVREEMNSIGAQEIALPALLPREPYEATNRWTEYGDSLFRLKDRKGGDYLLGPTHEELFALTVKGEYNSYKDFPVTLYQIQTKYRDEERPRAGILRGREFVMKDSYSFDLTDEGLADSYKAHRDAYERIFARLGVKYVIVSATSGAMGGSASEEFLADSPAGEDTYVRCLESGYAANVEAVKTLAPEPLPIDGQPEAVVHNTPDTPTIASLVAVASEVLGREVTAAETLKNVMVKVRQPGGEWELLGIGIPGDREVDDKRLEASLEPAEVELLTDADFEANPFLVKGYIGPKALLANGVRYLVDPRVVDGTSWITGADEQGKHVFGLVAGRDFTPDGTIEAAEVRDGDPSPDGAGPLVAARGIEIGHVFQLGRKYTDAFAVDVLGENGKPVRPTMGSYGVGVSRLVAVVAEQQHDEKGLRWPSEIAPFDVHLVIANKDEQAREGAENLAEELSNAGLEVLLDDRKASPGVKFKDSELLGMPLVVVVGRGFADGKVEVRDRFSGEADELPIGEVVQRIVSR
- a CDS encoding FUSC family protein, encoding MQVGVLERGRFVGSWIVRAVREAGHERYVALQAFRSTLAAVVAWLVVTEVFHFQQAFLAPYVAVFLVEATLVRSLQQAVVQVGAVVTGLLVAVVVTRLVESTTAAIGMAVAVGYFAGRWRRFGASGIWVAITALLVIATGASDSPILLGERLAETMIGAAIGVAVTALVFPPVYSAGKEAGELTGELRDLLRDMASGCREGSSGVRDWVQRARGIDSLVQRAFDESRWAHESARMNPRPAAARAGEWARRWDRTLDDLSSVSSAVEELAHALDPVLGDEIAESDRVRTTIAATLDALAELIDAVGAGREVDPDGACRSNLTELERFATESDDLALTARLGAVLHTARRIVAAMGLEVR